Genomic window (Ostrea edulis chromosome 9, xbOstEdul1.1, whole genome shotgun sequence):
TGAGTTAACATTTTGAAGTTATATAAATAATGCAGTTTGATTGAGTAAAaagttaatttgttttatataattagtctatgttttttttttttaaatacttctACATTGCAGATTATTTGTTAAGTGTAAGCAGACATGCACTTTACTTATGAATGTAGTACACTTGACCATTGAGTGAACTGGTGGGTGTCATACAGTCCACGGTCATAATGCGACATTCTCTGAATCCtggtataaaaaaaaagggTAAAATTTACTTGCAGAAAGTAAATCTGGTAAATTGAGAACTTCAAAGAATTTAACTGACTTTGACATGAATTGGTTATTTATTTCCGTATACAGTTGACCTTCTATATCTCAAACACCGATATCTccaataccatggatatgtcgaagtgattaAGTCCTAACCACTTATACCGTAAGTATATATTTTaccctcaatatcttgaatccTCAGATACTCAAAGTTTTTATCTTGGTCCCATCGAGTTCAAGATAACAATGTTTGACTGTATAACAATATAATGACTGGAGTTCGAAGTCATGTGATGCTGGTGTAACATGAGAGAGCTCCCAGGAACGCGTTTCATTTGTCATCATAAATTACGATATAAATACATGAGGAATACACAGGCTAAATATCAAAGTCGAAATAGTGACAAAGTTTTAAGATGTAATAGATGGATAGACAGACATGCAGACAATAAAACAAAGTAATTCCTAAATATTGCTACGCTAAATTTGCAGGCAATGTATCATTATAATCTTGACTCACTGAAAATAGGAAATTGATCTTATGAAGACTTAATTGTatgtgtttattttgataagataACCCATATTAGTGTGTAGGATCAACATGAAATCCAAGTGATGCACTTACCCTCCTCGTGTAGGGCTCTGAGATTTCTTTCCTACTCCTCGACCGGTTGTtgctacaaaataaaaattaaaagtactGAATTAAAAACTGTGTAACTTCAATATCCTCTACAGCAAAATACGGTTGAtcccttattttacgcgagtacttaatatCGCGAAATGACTCATACATGTCAAATTGCGATAACATAAATTCATGAATGCTCTGTTAATTAGAGTTTTTCCATGTGTTTTAGCAAGATAACAATAAAAGCGAATAATTTATTTCGTGAATGATTCTTCTCGCTAAATTACGCTATAATAAATTCCTCGGGTATAATTATGAATTTACGGTATTCTTGTTGAATGTCCAGTTTCAATATAATACACATGCTTGTTGAATGTATGCAATTCAAATATAATCTACAGTCTTGTGAATGTCGACTCTTCTTAAATGTTCAATTGATCAGCCTCAATATCCAACACACCTAcccatatacatatgtactgaCCATTTGTCTCAATCCTCAATACACCtacccatatacatgtactgaccATTTGTCTCAGTCCTCAATACACCtacccatatacatgtactgaccATTTGTCTCAATCCTCAATACACCTACCCATGTACTGATCAGCCTCAGGCTTATCGCTCTCTGTACGTCGTCCTCCTTTAGCTTTGTATTTAGGAGGGAGTTGTTGTTTTGTCAGCTCCCACTCTGCTCGTTCAAGTTTCAGCCTGAGCATTATCAACACTTTCTCGATAACTCCAGGTTTGGCCATGACAACATCGCGGATGACATCTTCACCCAGTGTGAAATTCAACTTGCTCAGCACTTTTCTGAATAAAGTAAGAATTTCTTACCATTTCAAAAAGTTGATTTATGCATATGGTACTTCAAGTATTTACTCTCGGGTGCATGTTATagtatttcatttattcattgTTTCACAGTACACTAAAATTAAATTAGACacattttaattcaaattgaaagaaaatatttatttcaaggTTATTAGCTGTCCTTTATCGTGGAATCTTTAAATTTGTGAGGCCAGTTTTTGTGGGTTACtaaaatttttacaattttgttggAAAGTATAATTTTGTGGATATAGTCTTTGTACACATCAACTGTTATAAATCAAAATAGTGCATGTATTTCACAGAAGTTTTTATTCAAACAATTGAAAGTGTTCTAACATATACTCCGCCAAAATTCTGGACCCATGAAATAAAAGACTCCACAACAGTAACAATACTAAATACTGCAGCTATATACAGAGTAGACCAGCTAGAACGAGGTATGATTGGGAAACACAGATGACCCAGTAAATGGAAATCAACATCCTGTTACATATGTACCACAAATTCGAATTAGGTCGATCTTAATGTCACAAAGATAATATGCATCTACCAAATATAACAGCAGCTTTCTTTTGTAATGTATGGAATGTTGAATTTTTCAGTTTGTTCAAAAGATTTAACCACAGAGTGCCCAAGTTTTCCGGCTGGATTAAAACATTTAACCTGCAGTTAAAAGTTTTTGGATACAGACGGTTAGAtggacagacaggacaaaaattaatatttgaCCCTTGGATTTTTAATCTAGAGGtagaaaaaatttcatttttcaagatCAATGGGATTAAGGTATATAGCATTGTCTCCCTTGAATGTTAGAATAAGGAGCTAGACGACAATAAAATTCCAATTCTAGTATTGCTCTGTAATAACTAATGACATACCAATTATGATAGCAAAAATCATTCTGTTTAATCTGTTACCTCTAAATTATTGACTGAATATTGCTCATTTGAGGTAAAATTGTTGGCCAAAAATGCAGACCAAACTTCAGTCAAGAGCAGATGCACTAGCTATTTGGTATTATTATACATGCAATTTAGTGTTTCTTTTATGTATGAGAATATGGATATGAAtagagaatttcatattttagcacAATTAACTCACTGCTTAACGCTGAAGTCGCTCAAATTTGAATCCCGataaaataagtacatgtataatgaagttAACTTGGATTTCCATACATAAGAATTCTGCtcttatgaaaaaaaaacaaatggtAGTAGTTTCCAAAATTTCACTTATTATACAAAGTGCTTATATTCAAAATGTCTGAAATTTGGTTTTATGATAAAAACTCTGCAGCAATGAAAAACTTGCATTAATTGCCAAGATTATATTTTGGGAAATATATCAAtgtcatgataaaaaaaatatatatgttgaccTTTTATGAAAGATAATCATTACAATGATATAATTTATGGTATCTCAAATAACATAGATAAAATGCGGATTTGTGAAGTCCGAGTAattaatacaatgtacatcaaagaaaattgttgtgCTTGTATAATTTTAATAATGTGGACATTCTGTAACACACAGGAAGTTCTTTGGTGATATAAAACTGAGAGAGAATTGAAAAAGTAGAGTAATATTGTGTATCATAATAGAAGGATCATAAGCATGATGAATTTAAAGATCATGTAGatctaaaatttcaaaacatattttaagCAAAAAGATGCATTTTCAGGAACACTAATTAAGAGAACAGCAAGAAATTATTGGAATGGAATGATGGCGTGCTGGGAATGTCCAAATTTTGAGCTTTCACTGAACATATTACTCTGAAATGGTAGAAAATAGGGGCATGTAACTTGCTGTACAGAAAGTATTCGCAATGTTCACTTTGGGCATTAACACTGCGGACGTTACCTGTTAAGAACTTTCCAGTTGAGTAATTTTTTGTCCGTAGCACTGGCTGTAGAATAGTTGTGAAGCTCCACCAGTGTGGGGAATTTATTTTGAACGATCTCAGCTATCAGGACTGAAATTCAATCAACAGTTTTACTAAACTCGGCAGAATGTCAGAGGGTGTGCTCTAATTAAGAACAGATGACAGAGGGAGGGGTATACCAATGTAACAGAGATGttcaaaatgtatatacatgtacatgtaatcacatGTCAGttgtttaaaacaaatgaaatgattgaccacaacattttataatttcattgaTAGTCAAATATggatatactgtatacaggtcATTAATTTATCTTGTTTTTTTCACCTACATTTAATTTAGCCAGGCAACGCAGTTGAGATAAAAGAGAGAAATTAAAGAGAGAAAACGGTTTCACCCAGTCTTAAATTTGCCCAATGATGATCAGGGCAAAAGGGGGCAGAAATAAAATGAGGAGAATATTTTCCTgtatacagttacatgtaagtAGGAATCAGTAATTTGTGAAGCTGAGTCTGGAAGCATcattttctatttataattcaCATAAGTATGCTGACTTCCAGTCTGTCTTTAAATTTGAACATCTCTGCAAGGAGTATATTACTAGCACAACAGACACACTCTGTATGACACAGCAATAAGGAACATTCATCATCTGGGGACCCCCTTTCAAGATCACAAAATAAACGATCAATGAACATGTGTACAAGATACATGTAGGGTTGTCCATCGAGTTTGGAACAGTTCCTAAAGATGAACCTTTAACATTTTGAACAGTTTCTGTTGGTGAACCCAGATGATGAATGTATAAGAATGATCAAGATGCTATTGATCTAACTGACACAAACAAAGCTGACGGTGGAGAACGTGCCCTGTACCTGTTAAGGACTGTCCAATTGTCCTTCTTAATACTGACCGCACTTGCCGCAGTGTAGTTGTGCATTTGAATCAACTTTGGTCTGAAATGCTGGACAATCTCAGCTACCAACACTACAGCAACAATATTAATATCTCAACCATTAAGAGAAGCAGACATTTGTGTTTTAACATGAACATGAAGGACTCAAAATGGCGCAAGCAAGGTGTTAATGCATGCAAACAGTGCTTCAATCACGCTGCTATCCACCAGCagacaacactacatacatctgCATCCATTTACAATTTCCAGTGCTTCTTGGTGGAAGTTTAAACATATATTGTTGATACTAATTCAGACACCAACCATAATACCTTGACATTTAATCTAACAGTAAATTATAATACCGTTTTATGGTAAAAGTTATTGTCATACTTATACATCAGTAGACGTAGCTTGAATATTCCAGAACGTGTGCATTCTGGGTTTTCCTaagaatgttttaaatgttaaataaaaaggGTAAAggtcaatgaaaaaaaattatggtagGGGTGTGACAACTTTTGGAAGGTAGTGACATTATAATTTTTTCACACATTGGTGAACatcaaaactttttaattaacagtatgaaatatcaatttaacACTTGATTGTCAGATTTTACAGACGAAATAA
Coding sequences:
- the LOC125657497 gene encoding sperm flagellar protein 1-like isoform X1, which produces MIYWKALLFRCEGIVGGMPLADYEDAELEELYNWVDSIPLSRPKKNIGRDFSDGVLIAEIVQNKFPTLVELHNYSTASATDKKLLNWKVLNRKVLSKLNFTLGEDVIRDVVMAKPGVIEKVLIMLRLKLERAEWELTKQQLPPKYKAKGGRRTESDKPEADQYMATTGRGVGKKSQSPTRGGIQRMSHYDRGLYDTHQFTQWPDYYPDQQQHKQQGPSKYDSNYIPRLLFEEKMQESLSKDETIKILQAKISRMEHLIHLKDVRIDDLQNRVETMRPTGSLVRR
- the LOC125657497 gene encoding sperm flagellar protein 1-like isoform X3, encoding MIYWKALLFRCEGIVGGMPLADYEDAELEELYNWVDSIPLSRPKKNIGRDFSDGVLVAEIVQHFRPKLIQMHNYTAASAVSIKKDNWTVLNRKVLSKLNFTLGEDVIRDVVMAKPGVIEKVLIMLRLKLERAEWELTKQQLPPKYKAKGGRRTESDKPEADQYMATTGRGVGKKSQSPTRGGIQRMSHYDRGLYDTHQFTQWPDYYPDQQQHKQQGPSKYDSNYIPRLLFEEKMQESLSKDETIKILQAKISRMEHLIHLKDVRIDDLQNRVETMRPTGSLVRR
- the LOC125657497 gene encoding sperm flagellar protein 1-like isoform X4, with the translated sequence MNNYKSGGMPLADYEDAELEELYNWVDSIPLSRPKKNIGRDFSDGVLIAEIVQNKFPTLVELHNYSTASATDKKLLNWKVLNRKVLSKLNFTLGEDVIRDVVMAKPGVIEKVLIMLRLKLERAEWELTKQQLPPKYKAKGGRRTESDKPEADQYMATTGRGVGKKSQSPTRGGIQRMSHYDRGLYDTHQFTQWPDYYPDQQQHKQQGPSKYDSNYIPRLLFEEKMQESLSKDETIKILQAKISRMEHLIHLKDVRIDDLQNRVETMRPTGSLVRR